The Nicotiana tabacum cultivar K326 chromosome 14, ASM71507v2, whole genome shotgun sequence genome contains a region encoding:
- the LOC107785955 gene encoding cullin-1 isoform X1 codes for MTTGSAKPLSFEEGWPILQEEAINKLIHLVEGHSSNHFTSQEYMRIYTTVYNMCDKNNRAGPEALKLYSQYKKTMEDYVSSKVLPSIQGKEDEMLLHELVKRWNNHKTMTRWLLRFFYYLERYLIPKMRLPSLQETAYLAFYELVYGEMNDRVRDTVISLIDREREGEQIDQALAKNVLDIYVEMDEDSMKCYAKDFEESMLKDTSIFYSTKASDWIASKSYEDYMLKVEECLKNEEGRIQSYLRYIRKIKLLEVVEYELLTVHASKLEEKKQINVAAA; via the exons ATGACCACCGGCAGCGCGAAACCGTTGAGTTTTGAAGAAGGATGGCCTATATTGCAAGAGGAAGCTATCAACAAGCTTATCCACCTTGTTGAAGGCCATAGTTCAAACCATTTCACTTCTCAagaatatatgcgtatatatac AACAGTCTACAACATGTGTGACAAAAATAATCGAGCTGGTCCTGAAGCTCTCAAATTATACTCTCAGTATAAGAAAACAATGGAGGATTATGTCTCCTCCAAG GTACTTCCATCAATCCAGGGAAAGGAAGATGAAATGTTGTTACATGAACTAGTTAAAAGGTGGAATAATCATAAAACCATGACTAGGTGGCTTTTAAGGTTCTTTTATTACCTTGAGAGATACTTGATACCTAAAATGAGGCTCCCTTCTCTTCAGGAAACTGCCTATTTGGCTTTCTATGAATTG GTCTATGGTGAAATGAATGATCGAGTGAGAGATACTGTGATATCTTTG ATTGACAGAGAACGCGAAGGAGAGCAAATAGATCAGGCCTTAGCGAAAAACGTTTTGGATATATATGTGGAAATGGATGAAGATTCTATGAAGTGTTACGCGAAAGACTTTGAAGAATCAATGTTGAAGGATACTTCTATATTCTACTCAACGAAAGCTTCAGATTGGATTGCAAGCAAATCTTATGAGGATTACATGTTGAAG GTTGAGGAATGCTTAAAGAATGAGGAAGGGAGGATTCAGAGTTATTTAAGATACATAAGAAAAATTAAGTTATTAGAG GTTGTAGAATATGAGTTACTTACTGTACATGCAAGCAAACTAGAAGAGAAGAAACAAATCAATGTCGCAGCTGCTTAG
- the LOC107785955 gene encoding cullin-1 isoform X2, which produces MTTGSAKPLSFEEGWPILQEEAINKLIHLVEGHSSNHFTSQEYMRIYTTVYNMCDKNNRAGPEALKLYSQYKKTMEDYVSSKVLPSIQGKEDEMLLHELVKRWNNHKTMTRWLLRFFYYLERYLIPKMRLPSLQETAYLAFYELVYGEMNDRVRDTVISLIDREREGEQIDQALAKNVLDIYVEMDEDSMKCYAKDFEESMLKDTSIFYSTKASDWIASKSYEDYMLKVVEYELLTVHASKLEEKKQINVAAA; this is translated from the exons ATGACCACCGGCAGCGCGAAACCGTTGAGTTTTGAAGAAGGATGGCCTATATTGCAAGAGGAAGCTATCAACAAGCTTATCCACCTTGTTGAAGGCCATAGTTCAAACCATTTCACTTCTCAagaatatatgcgtatatatac AACAGTCTACAACATGTGTGACAAAAATAATCGAGCTGGTCCTGAAGCTCTCAAATTATACTCTCAGTATAAGAAAACAATGGAGGATTATGTCTCCTCCAAG GTACTTCCATCAATCCAGGGAAAGGAAGATGAAATGTTGTTACATGAACTAGTTAAAAGGTGGAATAATCATAAAACCATGACTAGGTGGCTTTTAAGGTTCTTTTATTACCTTGAGAGATACTTGATACCTAAAATGAGGCTCCCTTCTCTTCAGGAAACTGCCTATTTGGCTTTCTATGAATTG GTCTATGGTGAAATGAATGATCGAGTGAGAGATACTGTGATATCTTTG ATTGACAGAGAACGCGAAGGAGAGCAAATAGATCAGGCCTTAGCGAAAAACGTTTTGGATATATATGTGGAAATGGATGAAGATTCTATGAAGTGTTACGCGAAAGACTTTGAAGAATCAATGTTGAAGGATACTTCTATATTCTACTCAACGAAAGCTTCAGATTGGATTGCAAGCAAATCTTATGAGGATTACATGTTGAAG GTTGTAGAATATGAGTTACTTACTGTACATGCAAGCAAACTAGAAGAGAAGAAACAAATCAATGTCGCAGCTGCTTAG